TTCAATTTTAAATGAAGCGAAAGACCTTGTTGCTCAAGGAGTAAAAGAAATCAGTCTTATTGCTCAAGATACTACTTACTATGGTATGGATAAATATGGTAAGATAATGTTACCAGAATTAATTGATGAATTATCAAGAATTGAAGGATTAGACTGGATTCGACTACATTATTTGTATCCTGGTTATTTTACAGATGAACTGATCGAAGCTTTTACGACAAATCCCAAACTCTGTAAATATATCGATATGCCATTACAACATAGTGAAGATCATATTTTAAAGAAAATGTTACGACCAGGACGTCAAACCGATATTCGGAATTTAATACATAAAATTCGTTCAAAAGTACCTGATGTTGCATTGAGAACTTCTATTATTGTTGGTTTCCCTGGCGAAACGGAAGAAGATTTTGAGCACCTTATTGATTTTATTAAAGAAATTCGCTTTGATCGTTTAGGGGTGTTCACATATTCCGAAGAAGAAGGATCTCCTGCTTCACGTTTACCAAATCAAGTACCGCAGGAAATTAAGGAGAAAAGAGCGAATATTCTTATGGAAGTGCAAAGAGAGATTGCGCAGGTACGGAATTCTCGATTTATTGGTAAAGAATTAGATGTTCTAATTGAAAAATATGATAAAAAAAATAACGTATTTATTGGTCGAACTCAATATGATGCACCAGAAATCGATGGAGAAGTGTTTATTAGTAATATTCAGGCCAATATTGGTGAAATCGTCAAAGTTAAAATTACCCATTCATATGAATTTGACCTCGTTGGGGAGGGTATTAAGAGTGAATCTACCAAATAAAATCACACTTGCAAGGATTTTTTTAGTTCCAATTATCATGGTTTTTTTACTGATTCGTTTTGATTTTGGTGAAATTAAAATTGCTGGTGAAGTGACAACGTATAGTGAACTGATCGCTACTTTTATCTTTATTGTGGCTGCAAGTACTGATGGGTTAGATGGTTATATTGCACGAAAAAGAAAACTTGTTACAAATCTTGGTAAATTTTTAGACCCATTGGCTGATAAATTATTAATTTCTGCTGCATTGATTTCCTTAGTAGAAATGCAACGTTTAGATGCTTGGATTGCGATTGTGATCATTAGTAGGGAATTTGCAGTTACCGGTCTGCGAATGGTTGCAGCTGCTGAAGGATTTGTGATTTCAGCAAGTAAACTCGGAAAGTTAAAGACTGTTACCCAGATTATCGCGATTGTTTTGTTAATGTTAAATAATTTTCCATTCAATTACATTCATTTTCCCTTTGCTCAAATTATGGTATGGATCGCTGTACTTATGACGATTATTTCAGGTGTCGATTATTTTATAAAAAATAAACAAGTGATTGAAATTAAACAGAACTAGTAGATAATAGTAGGTATAGACCTACTATTTTTTTCTTTAGAATTACTTTTTTGTATTTTAGAAATGGAGGACGTTACTTTTGCTAAAAGGTGAAATCATTGCTGTTGGTACTGAATTGTTATTAGGGCAAATTGCAAATACAAATGCTCAATATATCTCGAGAAAAATGGCCGAAATCGGTGTTCCAATCTACTACCATGTTAGTGTTGGAGACAATGAAGAAAGATTAAAACAAGCCATATTACAGGCACAAAAGCGTTCTAATCTCATTATTTTTACTGGTGGCTTAGGCCCTACTCAAGATGATTTGACGAAAGAAACAGCAGCTAAAGTTTTAAATCGTAGATTAGTTTTGGATCTACCCTCTTTTACTAAAATCGTTTCTTTTTTTAAACAAAGACAAATAGAAATGACAGAAAACAATAAAAAACAAGCAATGGTCTTGGAGGGTAGTATGGTTTTCCCAAATGATCATGGACTAGCTGCAGGAATTGGACTGGAATCTGATGAAAGATACTATGTCTTCCTTCCCGGACCTCCGAGTGAAATGAAACCGATGTTAATTCATTATGTGATCCCTTGGATCCAAAAGATTGATCGTGGAAATATTTTTTATTCAAAAGTGATGAGGTTTTATGGGATTGGTGAATCCGCTTTAGAGGAATGTATCATCGACTTAATTGAAAACCAAACGAATCCAACGATAGCACCATTAGCAAATGATGGAGAGGTTACTCTTCGATTAACAGCCCATGCAAAAACAGAAGAAGAAGCTTTAGCTTTTATTCTCCCAGTAGAAGAGGAAATTCATCATCGTTTAGAACCGTTTCATTTTGGTTATGGCAATGAAGAGATCGAATATGTTGTCTTCCGATTATTAGAACAGTTACAACTAACTGTATCTGTGTCTGAAAGTTGTACAGGCGGTCTTATAGGCAGCCAATTTACAAAAATTCCTGGAAGTTCAAAAGTTTATTACGGAGGAATCATCTGTTACACGAATGAAATCAAACATAAAATTCTTCATGTTCCAAATGAAATACTAGATATGAAAGGAGCAGTTAGCAAGGAAACGGCACAAATTTTAAGTGAAGAAACGTTGAAACTTTTTGATACCGATCTAGCCGTTTCAATTACCGGAATCGCAGGCCCTGAATCAGTAGAGAATAAACCCGTTGGATTGATTTATATTGGGATCAGTGAAAAAGGAAAAGAAACGATGGTAAAAGAAATTCGCCTATCAGGAAGTAGGCAAGCGATTCAAAGACGAGCAGCGAAATACGTTCATTATTATTTATGGCAAATTTTAAAAGATCGAGTCAATCAAGTTTAAAATAGAGAATAAACGTTCGCAAAAAAATCTTGTATATTCTCTCATTTCAGTATAAGATAGTATCAGAAGATACATAG
This sequence is a window from Tepidibacillus fermentans. Protein-coding genes within it:
- the rimO gene encoding 30S ribosomal protein S12 methylthiotransferase RimO, with the translated sequence MREKQKVAIVTLGCEKNLVDSEIMSGLLERDGYEITNQKEDADVIIVNTCGFIDASKEESVNTILDMADYKAKGKLKSLIVTGCLSQRYKEILMEEMPEIDGLIGTGEFDRIVEVIKESLEGKKPIYIGNPIFSYEQNLPRKRSTPFHSAYIKIAEGCDNSCTFCVIPSLRGKFRSRGIPSILNEAKDLVAQGVKEISLIAQDTTYYGMDKYGKIMLPELIDELSRIEGLDWIRLHYLYPGYFTDELIEAFTTNPKLCKYIDMPLQHSEDHILKKMLRPGRQTDIRNLIHKIRSKVPDVALRTSIIVGFPGETEEDFEHLIDFIKEIRFDRLGVFTYSEEEGSPASRLPNQVPQEIKEKRANILMEVQREIAQVRNSRFIGKELDVLIEKYDKKNNVFIGRTQYDAPEIDGEVFISNIQANIGEIVKVKITHSYEFDLVGEGIKSESTK
- the pgsA gene encoding CDP-diacylglycerol--glycerol-3-phosphate 3-phosphatidyltransferase → MNLPNKITLARIFLVPIIMVFLLIRFDFGEIKIAGEVTTYSELIATFIFIVAASTDGLDGYIARKRKLVTNLGKFLDPLADKLLISAALISLVEMQRLDAWIAIVIISREFAVTGLRMVAAAEGFVISASKLGKLKTVTQIIAIVLLMLNNFPFNYIHFPFAQIMVWIAVLMTIISGVDYFIKNKQVIEIKQN
- a CDS encoding competence/damage-inducible protein A translates to MLKGEIIAVGTELLLGQIANTNAQYISRKMAEIGVPIYYHVSVGDNEERLKQAILQAQKRSNLIIFTGGLGPTQDDLTKETAAKVLNRRLVLDLPSFTKIVSFFKQRQIEMTENNKKQAMVLEGSMVFPNDHGLAAGIGLESDERYYVFLPGPPSEMKPMLIHYVIPWIQKIDRGNIFYSKVMRFYGIGESALEECIIDLIENQTNPTIAPLANDGEVTLRLTAHAKTEEEALAFILPVEEEIHHRLEPFHFGYGNEEIEYVVFRLLEQLQLTVSVSESCTGGLIGSQFTKIPGSSKVYYGGIICYTNEIKHKILHVPNEILDMKGAVSKETAQILSEETLKLFDTDLAVSITGIAGPESVENKPVGLIYIGISEKGKETMVKEIRLSGSRQAIQRRAAKYVHYYLWQILKDRVNQV